In Cryptococcus gattii WM276 chromosome A, complete sequence, one genomic interval encodes:
- a CDS encoding uncharacterized protein (Similar to TIGR gene model, INSD accession AAW41436.1) — protein sequence MKPIILQGHERSLNQIVFNSEGDLLFSASKDSVVNAWYTSNGERLGTYGGIKGGDGHNGSVWTVSVDSETRFLLTGGADNAMKLWEVKTGECLYTWEFLTAVKRVAWNEDDDKFLSITEQRSGQPSVIRIFSINREDSRSQSTTPLTEMRLTGSRATVAIWAPLSDYIITGHESGKIAKYDVKTGEEVQAVEDEHSGLISDIQLSPDGTYFITASKDKTARLWDIETLEVMKVYATETPVNSAVITPDRPYIILGGGQDAMNVTTTSQRAGKFESRFFHKLFEEEVGRVKGHFGPINTLAVHPQGRAYASGAEDGFVRVHWFEESYFRSRPFGDLEPEPEV from the exons ATG AAACCTATCATTCTTCAAG GTCATGAGCGATCTCTCAACCAAATTGTCTTTAACTCTGAAGGAgacctcctcttctccgcCTCAAAGGACAGTGTCGTCAATGCGTGGTACACCTCAAATGGCGAGCGACTAGGGACTTATGGTGGAATCAAAGGCGGCGATGGGCACAACGGTAGTGTCTGGACAGTCTCGGTGGATT CTGAAACAAGATTTTTACTCACTGGCGGTGCCGACAATGCGATGAAGCTGTGGGAAGTCAAGACTGGGGAATGTTTGTACACCTGGGAGTTTTTAACCGCTGTGAAGAGGGTCGCATGGAA TGAGGATGATGACAAGTTCTTGAGTATTACTGAGCAAAGAAGTGGACAGCCTAGTGTGATCAG AATATTTTCCATCAACCGAGAAGACTCTAGATCCC AATCCACTACCCCTCTCACTGAAATGCGTCTTACCGGGTCGCGTGCCACCGTTGCTATCTGGGCTCCTCTGTCTGATTATATTATCACCGGTCACGAGTCTGGAAAGATTGCCAAGTATGATGTTAAGACTGGAGAGGAGGTGCAGGCTGTTGAGGATGAACACTCCGGATTGATTTCCGACATACAACTGAGCCCTGACGGGACCTATTTCATCACAGCCAGTAAAGACAAGACGGCGAGA TTGTGGGACATTGAAACCCTTGAGGTTATGAAGGTCTATGCCACTGAGACCCCTGTTAACAGTGCGGTCATCACCCCGGATCGACCATAC ATCATTCTCGGTGGAGGTCAAGATGCGATGAATGTAACAACCACCTCTCAGCGAGCGGGTAAATTCGAGTCCAGATTTTTCCACAAGTTGTtcgaggaagaggttggCCGTGTTAAGGGTCACTT CGGTCCCATCAACACGCTCGCGGTACATCCTCAAGGACGGGCGTACGCATCTGGTGCTGAAGACGGGTTTGTGCGTGTGCACTGGTTCGAAGAGTCTTATTTCCGTAGTCGGCCTTTTGGGGACCTTGAGCCTGAGCCTGAGGTGTAG